One genomic window of Saccopteryx bilineata isolate mSacBil1 chromosome 4, mSacBil1_pri_phased_curated, whole genome shotgun sequence includes the following:
- the NCF1 gene encoding neutrophil cytosol factor 1 isoform X2 encodes MSSNFLYCQVYMFLVKWQDLSEKVVYRRFTEIYEFHKTLKEMFPIEAGDINPENRIIPHLPAPRWFDGQRTAESRQGTLTEYYNTLMGLPVKISRCPHLLNFFKVRPDDLKLPTDSQVKKPETYLVSKDGKTNAAADITGPIILQTYRAIADYGKSSDSEMALATGDVVDVVEKSESGWWFCQMKTKRGWVPASYLEPLDSPDEPEDPEPNYAGEPYVTIKAYTSILEDEISLKEGETIEVIHKLLDGWWVIRKDDVTGYFPSMYLQKAGQDIGQAQRQIKSRGAPPRRSSIRNAHSIHQRSRKRLSQDTYRRNSVRFLQQRRRQGRPGPQSAGSMLKEEPQTDRSKPQPAVPPRPSTDLILHRCSESTKRKLTPSA; translated from the exons AAAACCTTAAAGGAAATGTTTCCTATAGAGGCGGGGGACATCAACCCAGAGAACAGGATCATCCCCCATCTGCCAG CACCGAGGTGGTTTGACGGGCAGCGGACAGCCGAGAGCCGCCAGGGCACACTCACTGAGTACTACAACACGCTGATGGGCCTGCCGGTCAAGATCTCCCGCTGCCCACACCTCCTCAACTTCTTCAAGGTGCGCCCCGATGACCTCAAGCTCCCCACGGACAGCCA GGTGAAAAAGCCAGAGACATACCTGGTGTCCAAGGATGGCAAGACCAACGCTGCTGCAG ACATCACGGGCCCCATCATCCTGCAGACGTACCGGGCCATCGCTGACTATGGGAAGAGCTCGGACTCTGAGATGGCTCTGGCCACGGGCGATGTGGTGGATGTCGTGGAGAAGAGCGAGAGCG GCTGGTGGTTCTGCCAAATGAAGACAAAGCGAGGCTGGGTCCCAGCCTCCTACCTGGAGCCCCTGGACAGTCCCGATGAGCCAGAGGACCCAGAGCCCAACTATGCAG GTGAGCCCTACGTCACCATCAAAGCCTACACTTCTATATTAGAGGATGAAATCTCCCTCAAGGAGGGCGAAACCATTGAAGTCATTCATAAGCTCTTGGACGGCTGGTGGGTCATCAG GAAAGACGATGTCACGGGCTACTTCCCATCCATGTACCTGCAGAAGGCAGGGCAAGACATAGGCCAGGCCCAACGCCAGATCAAGAGCCGTGGGGCGCCGCCCCGCAG GTCGTCCATCCGCAACGCGCACAGCATCCACCAGCGATCGCGAAAGCGCCTCAGCCAGGACACCTACCGGCGCAACAGCGTCCGCTTTTTGCAGCAGCGCCGCCGCCAGGGGCGGCCGGGGCCGCAGAGCGCAGGGAGCATGTTGA AAGAAGAGCCGCAGACGGACCGCTCGAAGCCGCAGCCGGCGGTGCCCCCGCGGCCCAGCACGGACCTCATCCTGCACCGCTGCAGCGAGAGCACCAAGCGGAAGCTGACGCCCTCTGCTTGA